In Streptomyces alboniger, the following are encoded in one genomic region:
- a CDS encoding phosphopantetheine-binding protein gives MTTSEAPFTEESLKTIVVEQFEIPADRLAEDATLEALGLDSLGLLELLVAIEAQTHKEISTLDLPITPGMPYSEAARVVIQAVADAPVVGAGDLVPE, from the coding sequence GTGACCACCTCGGAAGCACCCTTCACCGAAGAATCGCTGAAGACGATCGTCGTCGAACAGTTCGAGATCCCCGCAGACCGACTGGCGGAGGACGCCACCCTTGAGGCTCTGGGCCTCGATTCCCTGGGACTTCTGGAACTCCTGGTGGCCATCGAAGCCCAGACGCACAAGGAGATCTCCACCCTCGACCTGCCGATCACCCCCGGTATGCCGTACAGCGAGGCAGCGCGGGTCGTGATCCAGGCCGTGGCGGACGCCCCCGTCGTCGGCGCCGGTGACCTGGTCCCCGAATGA
- a CDS encoding NADPH-dependent 2,4-dienoyl-CoA reductase yields MSRYPNLLNPLDLGFTTLPNRVLMGSMHVGLEEAPNGFARMAEFYATRARGGVGLIVTGGIAPNDAGRPYPGGARMTTEAEAAQHAGVTAAVHAEGGRIAMQILHFGRYAYHPDLVAPSAIQAPISPSVPRALTDNEVEQTIEDFVRAAGLAKLAGYDGVEIMGSEGYLINEFIAAPTNQRTDRWGGAYENRIRFPVEIVRRTRERVGADFIIIYRLSMLDLVPGGSTLDEVVQLAKEIEAAGATIINTGIGWHEARIPTIATSVPRGAYAFVTKKLMGEVSVPLVTTNRINTPEIAEQLLADGAADMVSLARPLLADPDFVAKAEAERSEAINTCIGCNQACLDHTFNLQITSCLVNPRACHETELVLAPTRTKKRLAVVGAGPAGLAFAVSAAERGHDVTLFDAASEIGGQLNVARKVPGKEEFDETLRYYRTQLELRGVSVELNTVVTAEQLKEAAYDEVVVATGVTPRTPEIPGIDHPSVVGYLDVLRDGAPVGERVAIIGAGGIGFDVAEYLTDGGEKASLDPATYFRQWGVDMDYRERGGLTRPERPAPPRTVHLLQRKTSKVGQGLGKTTGWIHRTELRHRGVTMVAGASYDLIDDAGLHITVDGESSVIPVDTVVLCTGQEPRRGLYDELLAAGCGAHLIGGADVAAELDAKRAIKQGTELAAAL; encoded by the coding sequence ATGAGCCGTTACCCGAACCTGCTCAACCCGCTGGACCTGGGCTTCACCACCCTGCCCAACCGGGTTCTGATGGGCTCCATGCACGTGGGCCTGGAGGAGGCGCCGAACGGCTTCGCGCGCATGGCGGAGTTCTACGCGACCCGCGCGCGCGGCGGCGTCGGCCTCATCGTCACCGGCGGCATCGCCCCGAACGACGCGGGACGCCCCTACCCCGGCGGCGCCAGGATGACGACCGAGGCGGAGGCGGCGCAGCACGCGGGCGTCACCGCGGCCGTACACGCCGAGGGCGGCAGGATCGCGATGCAGATCCTCCACTTCGGGCGGTACGCCTACCACCCCGACCTCGTCGCGCCCAGCGCCATCCAGGCGCCGATCAGTCCCTCGGTGCCGCGCGCCCTCACCGACAACGAGGTCGAGCAGACCATCGAGGACTTCGTCCGCGCCGCAGGCCTCGCCAAGCTCGCGGGGTACGACGGCGTCGAGATCATGGGCTCCGAGGGCTACCTGATCAACGAGTTCATCGCGGCCCCCACCAACCAGCGCACCGACCGCTGGGGCGGCGCCTACGAGAACCGCATCCGCTTCCCCGTCGAGATCGTCCGCCGCACCCGCGAGCGCGTCGGCGCGGACTTCATCATCATCTACCGCCTCTCCATGCTCGACCTGGTCCCCGGCGGCTCCACCCTCGACGAGGTCGTCCAGCTCGCCAAGGAGATCGAGGCCGCGGGCGCCACGATCATCAACACCGGCATCGGCTGGCACGAGGCGCGCATCCCCACCATCGCGACCTCGGTGCCGCGTGGCGCCTACGCCTTCGTCACCAAGAAGCTGATGGGCGAGGTCTCCGTGCCGCTCGTCACCACCAACCGCATCAACACCCCGGAGATCGCCGAGCAGTTGCTCGCCGACGGCGCCGCCGACATGGTGTCCCTGGCCCGCCCGCTCCTCGCCGACCCCGACTTCGTCGCCAAGGCCGAGGCCGAGCGGTCCGAGGCGATCAACACCTGCATCGGCTGCAACCAGGCCTGCCTCGACCACACCTTCAACCTCCAGATCACCTCCTGCCTGGTGAACCCGCGCGCCTGCCACGAGACCGAACTGGTGCTCGCGCCGACCCGCACGAAGAAGCGCCTCGCCGTCGTCGGCGCGGGCCCCGCCGGACTCGCCTTCGCCGTCTCGGCGGCCGAGCGCGGCCACGACGTGACCCTCTTCGACGCCGCCTCCGAGATCGGCGGGCAGCTCAACGTCGCCCGCAAGGTCCCCGGCAAGGAGGAGTTCGACGAGACCCTGCGCTACTACCGCACGCAGCTCGAACTGCGCGGCGTGAGCGTCGAGTTGAACACCGTCGTGACCGCCGAGCAGCTCAAGGAGGCGGCCTACGACGAGGTCGTCGTCGCCACCGGCGTGACCCCCCGCACCCCGGAGATCCCCGGCATCGACCACCCCAGCGTCGTCGGCTACCTCGACGTGCTGCGCGACGGCGCGCCCGTGGGGGAGCGGGTCGCGATCATCGGCGCGGGCGGCATCGGCTTCGACGTCGCCGAGTACCTCACCGACGGCGGTGAGAAGGCGAGCCTGGACCCGGCGACGTACTTCCGTCAGTGGGGCGTCGACATGGACTACCGCGAGCGCGGCGGGCTCACCAGGCCCGAGCGGCCCGCCCCGCCCCGCACGGTCCACCTGCTCCAGCGCAAGACGTCCAAGGTCGGCCAGGGCCTCGGCAAGACCACGGGCTGGATCCACCGCACCGAGCTGCGCCACCGCGGCGTCACGATGGTGGCGGGCGCGAGCTACGACCTCATCGACGACGCGGGCCTGCACATCACGGTCGACGGCGAGTCCTCCGTCATCCCCGTCGACACCGTCGTCCTGTGCACCGGCCAGGAACCCCGCCGCGGTCTGTACGACGAGCTGCTCGCCGCCGGGTGCGGCGCGCACCTCATCGGCGGCGCCGACGTGGCCGCCGAGCTGGACGCCAAGCGCGCCATCAAGCAGGGCACGGAGCTGGCCGCGGCGCTGTGA
- a CDS encoding alpha-ketoglutarate-dependent dioxygenase AlkB family protein, translated as MADELFPRARTDIGPGAVHLPDWLTPPAQLRLVEACRRWAKPPAGLRLVRTPGGGTMTARQFGLGWHWFPYGYAREAVDGDGAPVKPMPSWLAALGRSAAEAAGFEGEEAYDIALVNFYDADARMGMHRDSDEKSGAPVVSLSLGDTCVFRFGNPRTRTKPYTDIELRSGDLVVFGGPSRLAYHGVPRVLPGTAPPELGLTGRLNITLRVSGLGEDGPGGP; from the coding sequence GTGGCGGATGAGCTGTTCCCCCGGGCCCGCACCGACATCGGCCCGGGGGCCGTGCACCTACCGGACTGGCTGACACCGCCGGCGCAGCTGCGGCTGGTCGAGGCGTGCCGGCGGTGGGCGAAGCCGCCCGCGGGGCTGCGGCTGGTCAGGACGCCCGGGGGCGGCACGATGACGGCGCGGCAGTTCGGCCTCGGCTGGCACTGGTTTCCGTACGGGTACGCGCGCGAAGCCGTCGACGGGGACGGGGCGCCGGTGAAACCGATGCCGTCGTGGCTCGCCGCACTGGGCCGTTCGGCGGCCGAGGCGGCCGGGTTCGAAGGTGAGGAGGCGTACGACATCGCGTTGGTCAACTTCTACGACGCCGACGCCCGCATGGGCATGCACCGCGACAGCGACGAGAAGTCCGGCGCCCCCGTGGTGTCGCTGAGCCTCGGCGATACGTGCGTCTTCCGCTTCGGGAACCCGCGGACGCGGACGAAGCCGTATACGGACATCGAGCTGCGCAGCGGTGATCTCGTGGTCTTCGGGGGGCCGTCCCGTCTGGCGTACCACGGGGTACCGCGGGTGCTGCCCGGCACGGCGCCGCCGGAGTTGGGCCTGACCGGGCGGCTGAACATCACGCTGCGGGTGAGCGGCCTCGGGGAGGACGGGCCGGGCGGGCCCTGA
- a CDS encoding 2OG-Fe(II) oxygenase — protein sequence MTSARAITAAVDAADWTALATELDTHGCALTPRLIDPAECRRIAGLYDDAARFRSTVDMARHRFGSGRYRYFTHDLPRPVAALRAALYPHLLTVARDWAARLGRPAPWPDSLDEWLARCHAAGQAKSAQILLRYEEGDWNALHRDLFGDLVFPLQVVIGLDEQGADYTGGEFLLVEQRPRAQSRGTSTVLKQGHGLVFTTRDRPVRSARGWSAGPVRHGVSVVRSGLRRSLGLVFHEAA from the coding sequence ATGACCAGCGCGCGGGCGATCACGGCGGCGGTCGACGCGGCCGACTGGACCGCGCTCGCCACCGAGCTGGACACGCACGGCTGCGCGCTCACACCGCGGCTCATCGACCCCGCCGAGTGCCGCCGGATCGCGGGGCTCTACGACGACGCGGCCCGGTTCCGCTCCACGGTCGACATGGCACGCCACCGCTTCGGCTCCGGCCGGTACCGCTACTTCACCCATGACCTCCCCCGCCCGGTGGCCGCACTGCGGGCGGCCCTCTACCCCCACCTGCTGACCGTGGCGCGCGACTGGGCGGCCCGCCTGGGCCGCCCGGCGCCCTGGCCCGACTCCCTCGACGAGTGGCTGGCGCGGTGCCACGCGGCCGGCCAGGCCAAGTCCGCGCAGATCCTGCTGCGCTACGAGGAGGGCGACTGGAACGCCCTGCACCGCGACCTCTTCGGCGACCTGGTCTTCCCGCTCCAGGTCGTCATCGGCCTGGACGAGCAGGGCGCCGACTACACGGGCGGCGAGTTCCTGCTGGTCGAGCAGCGCCCTCGGGCACAGTCACGCGGCACGTCGACCGTCCTGAAGCAGGGTCACGGCCTGGTCTTCACCACCCGCGACCGCCCCGTCCGCTCGGCGCGCGGCTGGTCGGCGGGCCCGGTGCGCCACGGCGTCAGCGTGGTGCGCTCGGGCCTGCGCAGGTCGCTCGGGCTGGTCTTCCACGAAGCTGCCTAG
- a CDS encoding PadR family transcriptional regulator has product MSLPHAILTALLEKPSSGLELTRRFDKSIGYFWSATHQQIYRELGRLEREGSIRALPRQGAARGQKKEYEVLPAGRAELARWTAAGQDPKPMRDTLLLRLRAAAVVGMDGIQADLHRHLDLHRRQLAEYEEIERRDFPPERDAVEDRLRHVVLRAGIDLETFWTQWLTRTIEELDAP; this is encoded by the coding sequence ATGTCACTCCCGCACGCGATCCTCACCGCTCTCCTCGAGAAGCCGTCGTCGGGGCTCGAACTGACCCGCAGGTTCGACAAGTCGATCGGCTACTTCTGGTCGGCCACGCACCAGCAGATCTACCGCGAGCTGGGCAGGCTGGAGCGCGAGGGGTCGATCCGCGCGCTGCCGCGGCAGGGGGCGGCGCGCGGCCAGAAGAAGGAGTACGAGGTCCTGCCGGCGGGCCGCGCCGAACTGGCCCGCTGGACCGCGGCCGGCCAGGACCCGAAGCCGATGCGCGACACCCTTCTGCTGCGCCTGCGGGCGGCGGCGGTCGTCGGCATGGACGGCATCCAGGCGGACCTGCACCGCCATCTCGACCTGCACCGACGCCAGTTGGCGGAGTACGAGGAGATCGAGCGGCGGGACTTCCCCCCGGAGAGGGACGCGGTCGAGGACCGGCTGCGGCATGTGGTGCTGCGCGCGGGCATCGACCTGGAGACGTTCTGGACGCAGTGGCTCACACGGACGATCGAGGAACTGGACGCGCCCTGA
- a CDS encoding methylated-DNA--[protein]-cysteine S-methyltransferase — translation MTVYTTTDSPLGELLLVGEASATAKGGTALASLSMPGQKGAAVVLDGWTRDDDAFEAIAAQLRSYFAGSLTHFDIEYAAGAGTAFQRKVWDALDTVPYGTTTTYGRLAEQLGLSRAAVRALGTAIGRNPLLVVRPCHRVIGADGSLTGYAGGLERKRHLLDLEAA, via the coding sequence ATGACCGTCTACACGACGACAGACAGCCCGCTGGGCGAGTTGCTGCTGGTGGGCGAGGCATCGGCCACCGCCAAGGGCGGCACCGCGCTCGCCTCGCTGTCCATGCCGGGCCAGAAGGGCGCGGCCGTCGTCCTGGACGGCTGGACCCGCGACGACGACGCGTTCGAGGCGATCGCCGCCCAGCTGCGTTCGTACTTCGCCGGGAGCCTGACCCACTTCGACATCGAGTACGCCGCCGGGGCGGGCACCGCCTTCCAGCGCAAGGTCTGGGACGCCCTGGACACGGTCCCCTACGGCACCACGACCACCTACGGGCGCCTCGCGGAACAGCTGGGCCTGTCCCGGGCCGCGGTCCGGGCCCTGGGCACGGCCATCGGCCGCAACCCGCTGCTCGTCGTGCGCCCCTGCCACCGGGTGATCGGCGCCGACGGCTCCCTGACCGGGTACGCGGGCGGCCTGGAGCGCAAGCGCCACCTGCTCGACCTGGAAGCGGCATGA
- a CDS encoding beta-ketoacyl-[acyl-carrier-protein] synthase family protein has protein sequence MNASAEIAVTGIGLVTAAGVGVPDTWRRLCEGTSTAAPDPGLTGLPVPFACRVPAAPVKAAAPGLAWRADPFISFAVAAAREAVTDAGLDQDAWDAPRVAVVIGVGGTTHDHSPATCTAMDKGRFQAIPPTLVPRSAPNMAAGYVGMLLSAQGPTFCTSTACASGATAIGTAALLLRAGMCDIAIAGGSESASPVTSAAFWRMGALSTRTHDPAGASRPFDSERDGFVLGEGAGVLVLERASHARARRARPYALLTGYGATGDAYHATAPHPEGVGAQRAVRAALADAGLSPQDIDHVNAHATSTTLNDRVEARALHGVFGTPPPVTATKSVLGHSLGAAGAIEAAVSALTLRHQLIHPTANLDQPETGIDLDVVTKVPRPQRMRAVATTSFGFGGQNAALVFQGC, from the coding sequence ATGAACGCGTCGGCGGAGATCGCTGTCACCGGCATCGGTCTGGTCACCGCAGCCGGGGTGGGCGTCCCCGACACGTGGCGGCGTCTGTGCGAAGGCACCTCGACCGCGGCGCCGGACCCCGGACTCACGGGCCTGCCCGTTCCCTTCGCCTGCCGTGTCCCCGCCGCACCCGTCAAGGCGGCCGCACCCGGTCTTGCCTGGCGAGCGGACCCGTTCATCAGCTTCGCGGTGGCGGCCGCCCGGGAAGCCGTCACCGACGCGGGCCTGGATCAGGACGCCTGGGACGCGCCCCGCGTGGCGGTCGTCATCGGCGTGGGCGGCACGACCCACGACCACTCACCGGCCACGTGTACTGCCATGGACAAGGGCCGCTTCCAGGCCATCCCGCCCACACTCGTGCCGCGCAGCGCGCCCAACATGGCCGCCGGATACGTCGGCATGCTGCTGAGCGCCCAGGGCCCCACCTTCTGCACCAGCACGGCATGCGCGTCGGGAGCGACCGCCATCGGGACCGCCGCCCTGCTCCTGCGCGCGGGGATGTGCGACATCGCCATCGCCGGCGGGAGTGAGAGCGCGAGTCCGGTCACCTCGGCGGCCTTCTGGCGCATGGGGGCGCTGTCCACCCGAACCCACGACCCGGCCGGCGCCTCCCGCCCCTTCGACTCCGAACGCGACGGATTCGTTCTGGGCGAGGGCGCGGGCGTCCTCGTCCTCGAACGCGCCTCCCACGCCCGCGCCCGCCGGGCCCGCCCCTACGCGCTGCTGACCGGGTACGGCGCGACCGGCGACGCCTACCACGCCACGGCACCGCACCCGGAGGGCGTGGGCGCGCAGCGTGCGGTGCGCGCCGCCCTCGCCGACGCCGGCCTCTCCCCGCAGGACATCGACCACGTCAACGCGCACGCCACCTCGACGACGCTCAACGATCGCGTGGAAGCCCGCGCGCTGCACGGCGTTTTCGGCACGCCGCCGCCGGTCACCGCCACGAAGAGCGTCCTCGGGCATTCCCTGGGCGCGGCCGGAGCCATCGAGGCGGCGGTCAGCGCGCTCACGCTGAGGCACCAGCTGATCCATCCGACCGCCAACCTCGACCAGCCCGAGACCGGCATCGACTTGGACGTGGTGACCAAGGTTCCCCGGCCGCAGCGCATGCGAGCGGTGGCCACCACGTCATTCGGCTTCGGGGGGCAGAACGCCGCCCTGGTCTTCCAGGGCTGCTGA
- a CDS encoding phosphoketolase family protein, protein MAKEDLAALDAHWRAANYLSVGQIYLMGNPLLTEPLRPEHIKPRLLGHWGTSPGLNLVHTHLNRVIKERDLDALCVWGPGHGGPAVLANAWLEGSYTQRYPAVTRDAEGMARLFRQFSFPGGVPSHVAPETPGSIHEGGELGYSLAHAYGAAFDNPGLVVACVIGDGEAETGPLAGSWHSNKFLDPVHDGAVLPILHLNGYKIANPTLLARLPDAELDALLKGYGHEPLYVAGDDPLTVHHTMAEAMDQALDRIAALQRAARSGGAHTRHRWPVIVLRTPKGWTGPRTVDGVPVENTWRSHQVPLSEVRENPGHLRQLEQWLRSYRPDELFDAEGGPTEDVLTCVPEGERRLGATPRANGGLLSRPLPLPPLERFAVTVDEPGATSHEPTRVAGELLAQVMADTARRRDFRVVGPDETESNRLGALYGATGKAWQERTLDTDEHLARDGRVMEVLSEHLCQGWLEGYTLTGRHGLFSCYEAFVHIVDSMVNQHIKWLKTSRSLPWRAPVPSLNYLLTSHVWRQDHNGFSHQDPGFVDHVLNKSPDVVRVYLPPDANTLLSVTEHVLDSRDYVNVVVAGKQPCFDWLSLDAARAHCARGAGVWEWAGTDDGTRDPDVVLACAGDVPTQEVLAAAGLLRELLPELAVRVVNVVDIARLMPREEHPHGMPDSEFDALFTRDRPVIFAYHGYPWLIHRLAYRRTGHANLHVRGYKEAGTTTTPFDMVVRNDLDRYRLVMDVIDRVPGLAVRATAVRQAMTDARTRHHAWIREHGTDLPEVADWTWPHTSGG, encoded by the coding sequence ATGGCGAAGGAGGACCTGGCGGCACTCGACGCACACTGGCGTGCCGCCAACTACTTGTCCGTCGGCCAGATCTATCTGATGGGCAACCCTCTGCTGACCGAGCCCCTGCGGCCCGAGCACATCAAGCCGCGCCTGCTGGGCCACTGGGGCACCTCACCCGGCCTCAACCTCGTGCACACCCACCTCAACCGCGTCATCAAGGAGCGCGACCTGGACGCGCTGTGCGTGTGGGGGCCCGGCCACGGCGGGCCCGCCGTGCTTGCCAACGCGTGGCTGGAGGGCAGCTACACGCAGAGGTATCCGGCCGTGACCCGGGACGCGGAGGGCATGGCGCGGCTGTTCCGTCAGTTCTCGTTCCCCGGCGGTGTGCCGAGCCACGTCGCGCCCGAGACGCCCGGCTCGATCCACGAGGGCGGCGAGCTGGGCTACTCCCTCGCGCACGCGTACGGAGCCGCCTTCGACAACCCCGGCCTGGTCGTGGCCTGCGTGATCGGCGACGGCGAGGCCGAGACGGGGCCGCTGGCGGGCTCCTGGCACTCCAACAAGTTCCTCGACCCCGTGCACGACGGCGCGGTCCTGCCGATCCTCCACCTCAACGGTTACAAGATCGCCAACCCGACGCTGCTCGCCCGGCTCCCCGACGCCGAACTGGACGCGCTGCTCAAGGGCTACGGCCACGAGCCCCTGTACGTCGCGGGCGACGACCCCCTCACGGTCCACCACACGATGGCCGAGGCCATGGACCAGGCGCTGGACCGGATCGCCGCCCTCCAGCGGGCGGCCCGCAGCGGCGGCGCGCACACCCGGCACCGCTGGCCCGTGATCGTGCTGCGCACCCCCAAGGGCTGGACCGGCCCCCGGACCGTGGACGGAGTGCCCGTCGAGAACACCTGGCGCTCCCACCAGGTGCCGCTCTCCGAAGTCCGCGAGAACCCGGGCCACCTGCGGCAGCTGGAGCAGTGGCTGCGCTCCTACCGCCCCGACGAACTCTTCGACGCGGAGGGCGGCCCCACGGAGGATGTCCTGACGTGCGTGCCCGAGGGCGAGCGCCGCCTCGGCGCCACCCCGCGCGCCAACGGCGGCCTGCTCAGCCGCCCGCTCCCCCTGCCGCCGCTGGAGCGCTTCGCCGTCACGGTCGACGAGCCCGGCGCGACCTCGCACGAGCCGACCCGGGTCGCCGGCGAGCTGCTCGCCCAGGTCATGGCCGACACGGCGCGGCGCCGCGACTTCCGTGTCGTGGGCCCCGACGAGACCGAGTCCAACCGGCTCGGCGCGCTGTACGGCGCCACGGGCAAGGCCTGGCAGGAGCGGACCCTCGACACCGACGAGCACCTCGCCCGCGACGGCCGCGTCATGGAGGTCCTCTCCGAACACCTGTGCCAGGGCTGGCTGGAGGGCTACACGCTCACCGGCCGCCACGGCCTGTTCTCCTGCTACGAGGCGTTCGTCCACATCGTCGACTCGATGGTCAACCAGCACATCAAGTGGCTGAAGACCTCGCGGTCCCTGCCGTGGCGCGCGCCGGTGCCGTCCCTCAACTACCTGCTCACCTCGCACGTGTGGCGCCAGGACCACAACGGCTTCTCGCACCAGGATCCCGGCTTCGTGGACCACGTGCTCAACAAGAGTCCCGACGTCGTACGCGTCTATCTGCCGCCGGACGCCAACACCCTGCTCTCGGTGACCGAGCACGTCCTGGACAGCCGCGACTACGTGAACGTGGTCGTCGCGGGGAAGCAGCCCTGCTTCGACTGGCTCTCCCTCGACGCGGCCCGCGCCCACTGCGCGCGCGGCGCGGGCGTCTGGGAGTGGGCGGGCACGGACGACGGCACGCGCGATCCCGACGTGGTCCTGGCATGCGCGGGTGATGTGCCGACGCAGGAGGTCCTGGCCGCCGCGGGGCTGCTGCGGGAGCTGCTGCCCGAGCTGGCCGTCCGCGTCGTCAACGTCGTCGACATCGCCCGCCTGATGCCCCGCGAGGAGCATCCGCACGGCATGCCCGACTCCGAGTTCGACGCGCTGTTCACCAGGGACCGGCCCGTGATCTTCGCCTACCACGGCTATCCGTGGCTGATCCACCGGCTCGCCTACCGCCGCACCGGGCACGCGAACCTGCACGTACGCGGGTACAAGGAGGCGGGCACGACGACCACGCCGTTCGACATGGTCGTCCGCAACGACCTCGACCGGTACCGCCTCGTCATGGACGTCATCGACCGCGTGCCGGGCCTCGCCGTCCGTGCCACGGCCGTGCGGCAGGCGATGACCGACGCCCGTACGCGCCACCACGCCTGGATCCGCGAGCACGGCACCGACCTGCCCGAGGTGGCCGACTGGACGTGGCCGCACACCAGTGGCGGATGA
- a CDS encoding acyl-ACP desaturase, which translates to MSLPTPRPHTRGQIDILTELEPGVERRLDRHLATAREWFPHTYIPWSQARDFDGPLDGSPWRPADSPLPDAVRDALVVNLLTEDNLPSYHHEIHGQFGREGAWLSWLHRWTAEEARHADALRTYLHARRAVDPVRLERDRMHHVSAGYRSEHSDVPHALAYVMVQEMATRQAHRNTGRACGDPLGEQLMSRIAADENLHMLFYRDLCADGLDLAPDLFTQAVTDVICDFTMPGHGIPGFRTRAARIAVSGIYDLATHRDQVLRPLLHSLRLMERTGLGPRGEQALDRLGRHLEQLDAQAERFRQRSSAVRLPPRT; encoded by the coding sequence ATGTCCCTCCCCACGCCACGCCCCCACACCCGTGGCCAGATCGACATCCTCACCGAACTCGAACCCGGCGTCGAGCGTCGCCTCGACAGGCATCTGGCCACGGCTCGTGAATGGTTCCCGCACACCTACATTCCGTGGTCGCAGGCCCGCGACTTCGACGGCCCGCTGGACGGATCCCCCTGGCGTCCGGCCGACTCCCCCCTTCCGGATGCCGTACGTGACGCGCTGGTCGTCAACCTCCTGACCGAGGACAACCTGCCCAGCTATCACCACGAGATCCACGGCCAGTTCGGACGCGAGGGAGCCTGGCTCAGCTGGCTGCACCGGTGGACGGCCGAGGAGGCCCGCCACGCCGACGCTCTCCGCACGTACCTGCACGCGCGCCGGGCCGTCGACCCCGTACGTCTGGAACGCGACCGCATGCACCACGTCTCGGCCGGCTATCGGAGCGAACACTCCGACGTTCCGCACGCGCTGGCCTACGTGATGGTGCAGGAGATGGCCACCCGGCAGGCCCACCGCAACACCGGCCGTGCCTGCGGCGATCCACTGGGCGAGCAGCTCATGAGCCGCATCGCCGCCGACGAGAACCTGCACATGCTCTTCTACCGTGATCTGTGCGCCGACGGTCTCGACCTCGCACCCGACCTCTTCACCCAGGCTGTCACCGACGTCATCTGCGACTTCACCATGCCGGGTCACGGCATCCCCGGCTTCCGCACCCGTGCCGCCCGCATCGCCGTCTCCGGTATCTACGACCTCGCCACCCACCGCGACCAGGTCCTGCGTCCCCTGCTGCACTCCCTCCGCCTGATGGAACGGACCGGCCTCGGCCCGCGGGGAGAGCAAGCGCTCGACCGTCTCGGCCGCCATCTCGAACAGCTCGACGCACAAGCGGAACGCTTCCGTCAACGCAGCAGCGCCGTCCGGCTCCCACCGCGCACCTGA
- a CDS encoding cytochrome P450: protein MENTRTAAVPVSWADRIAEQAPFDIFSEAYRDDPNHFTERLRSRHGPVYRLPSGALVLLGYAECAAVLRDPRFGHGAATARDITGYGVPARSFLLTDPPAHDRQRGQVSNAFTARATDQLRPRTEQRVAELIDQAWRRGEADVVADLARPLAASVLSEVLGLPPGYERRFEEIAELLVRGTEPQQPTDPATRSRIARARTDFVRIFTQVLRRPPEDCGASVISSLAHGGARGEGPVPLSEAVATCGQIIAAGYETTVGLIANGLYALFRHPEERDRLEATGCDAAPMATAVEELLRYDPPVHIAVRTALTEAEVGDTRVPRGTILTLMLNAANRDPGVYADPHRLDLRRTGRHLAFGLGPHFCLGAPLARLEAQLMLPALLRGRPELAEDRVTYGCGFVARRVQRLRVRLTRRPPL from the coding sequence ATGGAGAACACGCGCACCGCCGCCGTCCCTGTCTCCTGGGCCGACCGCATCGCGGAGCAAGCACCCTTCGATATTTTCAGTGAGGCCTATCGCGACGACCCGAACCACTTCACTGAACGCCTGCGCAGCCGGCACGGCCCCGTCTACCGACTTCCCTCGGGTGCGCTGGTGCTCCTCGGTTACGCCGAGTGCGCCGCCGTGCTGCGTGATCCACGGTTCGGGCACGGGGCAGCCACGGCTCGCGACATCACGGGCTACGGCGTGCCCGCGCGCTCCTTCCTGCTCACCGACCCGCCCGCTCACGACCGCCAGCGGGGCCAGGTCAGCAACGCCTTCACCGCCCGGGCCACCGACCAGCTCCGTCCCAGGACGGAACAGCGTGTCGCCGAGCTGATCGACCAGGCCTGGCGACGAGGTGAGGCGGACGTCGTCGCCGACCTCGCGAGACCGCTGGCGGCCTCGGTGCTCTCGGAGGTGCTGGGCCTGCCACCTGGATACGAGCGCCGCTTCGAGGAGATCGCGGAACTCCTCGTGCGGGGCACCGAGCCGCAACAGCCCACCGATCCCGCTACCCGGTCGCGCATCGCCCGGGCCCGCACCGACTTCGTCCGGATCTTCACCCAGGTGCTGCGCCGTCCTCCCGAGGACTGCGGTGCCAGCGTCATCAGCTCCCTGGCCCACGGTGGCGCGCGGGGAGAGGGTCCCGTACCGCTGAGCGAGGCGGTCGCCACGTGTGGACAGATCATCGCCGCGGGGTACGAAACGACGGTGGGGCTGATCGCGAACGGCCTGTACGCCCTGTTCCGCCATCCCGAGGAGCGCGACCGCCTGGAGGCCACCGGCTGCGACGCCGCTCCCATGGCCACGGCCGTGGAGGAGCTGCTGCGCTATGACCCGCCCGTTCACATCGCGGTGCGCACCGCGCTCACCGAGGCCGAGGTGGGTGACACCCGAGTCCCCCGAGGGACGATCCTCACCTTGATGCTCAACGCCGCCAACCGGGACCCCGGCGTCTACGCCGATCCCCACCGCCTGGACCTTCGGCGCACCGGCAGACACCTCGCGTTCGGCCTCGGACCCCACTTCTGTCTGGGGGCGCCTCTTGCCCGGCTGGAAGCACAGCTCATGCTCCCCGCCCTGTTGCGCGGCCGACCCGAGCTGGCCGAGGACCGGGTGACCTATGGATGCGGCTTCGTGGCCCGCCGTGTCCAGCGTCTCCGCGTCCGCCTCACCAGACGCCCCCCGCTGTAG